The stretch of DNA TTTGTTGATTACACAAACaagtaaatttaaatatataaataatattatattaatatataacaaaattatcaatttctctCAAACTAAAGTaatacaagaaaaaaatatctacGACAATAAGATGGATATTGATATAATGTAAATACTATGTTCAGTACTTTactattttaatagtttactTTATAATTTTAGAAGTTGCCATCTTATGAAATCTTTGGGCATAAATTTTGTCCTCACTagtaaaattttttaaatgcttACCTATAAATAAATGAGTCATGCTAACATATACTTTTAGAATACTAAAagtagaaatattttattgaaagaaaatgtttggatttttagaaaattaaaaacataaaatttaaaataaaatttatacatttAAATCATTAAGGTGTGCCACTAGAACACATGTTaacattttcttaaataaagtatGACAAATTCTACTCTAGTAACAAAATAAAAGTGTGTATCCACACTATAAATTGTTTTAGCAATAACTTTCTCTAATTTATCCACATAAatactatttaaatatttattaaaattgattaaattaaattttttaatatatttaattatttaattttaactttagtaattaaataaattatttctataataaatcataataaaaaaacgtcattttaaaataaatctaataaaaaagttaaatatttagtactattaaatataaaatatagtaaactcattaattataacatatcattaaattattaacgATTTAAaccaataataacaaaataaaatatgttaatttttcaaatatattaggTCTTCCTACAGTTGATTTTTTTCAAAGCAAAGCATTAACTAGCAACCAAAGTATGCAATGGATTGGAGAGTCGATTTGAATGATGGGATAGAGGCAAAGAAACAAAGACCAAAGAGTGACGACAATAGACACACTCCGAAAACTACGAAACTAACATAAACCCGAAATAGACACGTGTCAATCAATAACCACTAACAAACTGACCCCACCCAATTAAAACGTCCCTTCACCTTCACTTTCACTTTCACACACGCACACTCACACCACTCGCACGTGCTCTTTTTCTCCTTCCCTTTTTCCTCGCCACTTatctctctcttctcttttcttttctctctcactttccaaatccaaatcaaatcaaactaatcaaaaatcataaacattCCTCCAAACAAACCCTAACCCCTTTTCttcattcaattcaattcaatttctACGCATGGGAGCTGTGACGTCATCAATGGCGGCGAAGTTCGCTTTCTTTCCGCCGAATCCTGCTTCTTACGGAATCGGAGTTGATGAAGCTACGGGGAAGAATAAGATAACTGGAGTTGATACTAGGGAAAACGTCGACGTTTTGAAGCTTTGTACCAAGAGAGGGAATAACATAGTTGCGTTGTATATAAGAAACACTTCGGCTTCTCTAACACTTCTTTATTCTCATGGAAACGCTGCTGATCTAGGTCAGATGTACGAGTTGTTCAGTGAACTCAGTGTTCATCTCCGAGTTAACCTTTTGTGGTAGGTGTTTGTCGTCACGTGACCTTCACGTGCTTATCTGTCGACGTTGTCCACACTAATTgtaattactattattatgtTAGTTGTTATGTCATGTCATGTGCCAATGCCTTTtgtattattatgattattattactcaattattattattaggtaAATTTCTAATTGGTTTtctaatttttgattttttttttagttatgaCTATTCTGGGTATGGTCAGTCATCTGGGAAGGTAAGCAAGCGATCTATTTAATTTGGACGGTTTTGaagttatatttaaaatttgaggtttaggttgttgtgaattgtgatttgaatttaatttggaaaaaatgTTACTATCATTGGATAGGATTTATGTAATGCCCTTTTTGTATGTTTGGatgaaattattttcaattgcGGTTGCTGTTACTTCCggtgccttttttttttttcttcctaattACTGTCCGCCATTGCAAATGTGGCTGTAATATGAAGGTTTTGAAATTCCCTAGAATTGTGCCGCAACTGCAATTACAAGTGGATTGGCTGCATTGTAGTGAAATGCTGACAAATGTGATCTAGTTTATAGAGACTTTCAAATCCCGTAATTTAGAACCTTACCTATGATGTTGGATTAAACtgtttcctttttttaatttttttaagataagaaataaaattgaaatataaagttttaattgttaattatacACAAAGTGTAGAAAGATGTTACATGAATGTCCAATTATATTTCAACCTTTTGTTATAGACATCTTAAAAGAAGTAAtgttacaatttttgacaaCATAGTTAGATTTGACTAGacatatctattttattttattggcttctttttaaatgaatattttatttgttttactcatttttatggatattttataattttattattttctcttttttttttattcattgttAACCTTGAGGAAATATTTTACCCTCATTTTATAtgtagaaaataaaattcatgatccaaaaaaagaaagatgtCTAGATGATGATGAAAATGCttggatatttatttgaatGGGAGTTTCAGTTGATAACAGTGTGTAATTTTTTGGACAGCCTAGTGAGCAGAACACTTATGCAGATATAGAAGCTGCTTATAAATGTTTGGTAGAAATGTATGGGACCAAAGAAGAAGATATTATTCTGTATGGACAATCTGTTGGTAGTGGTCCGACTACAGATTTGGCTTCTCGTTTACCCAACCTTAGAGCTGTCATTCTCCATAGTCCTATCTTATCTGGCCTTCGAGTCATGTATCCGGTGAAGCGGACTTACTGGTTTGACATTTATAAGGTTTTATCTCGTTCAGTGCTAAATTGGTGaacttaaatattcaatttgGATATGTATTTTTTTGTCATATTACTTAGTTCTAATgatttttgtttacttttttttttgcagaACATTGATAAAATTCCCTTGGTAAATTGTCCTGTTCTTGTAATTCATGTGagtatatttatttccaacaaatatataatatcaaaCTAAATGTTCTGCTGTATAGAATGGACTAATAATTTGGAGTACTTATGCAATAGATTAAGTATTATAATTTATAGCATTTGTCCTTTTTGCTTTCTATACATACCCTCACCACTCTTGACAATAATCCCATTGAACTTTATGTAGCTGTATTAATAGGTTGTATTATTTGGATTTGTGATTACAAAATCTTTCTCTCAGTTGCTGAGAAATTCTTGACTATTGTTATTGTAGATTTCCATCTAAGCTTTCTATATGTATTTTTCAAACATCGTGTCAAGTTTTCCTAAGTACTTTGATAGCAATATGTAACTAGAAGAACtgttttattgaaaatatcTCACCATATGCTATTGTTTTGAGGAAAATTAGAGTGTTTAGTAAAATTTGAAAGTGTATGAGTCTTGATTGGTCACTCACACCTTAGGAGAAGGGAATGAATGTGCTGATTGGTTTGCTAAATTTGGGGTCAACATAGATTATGCTATGAAAGTTTGCAGTTAGTCTTTGTTCTTTCTTCTGTTACTTTTGTTTCTTCTTCATAAAACATGAACACGAAAAGATAAACACTCTGACCTTCCTTCCTCCTCTTTCCATTTCACTAGCAGAGTTAGGTTGCTCCTCCACCTGCTGGCCA from Cicer arietinum cultivar CDC Frontier isolate Library 1 chromosome 3, Cicar.CDCFrontier_v2.0, whole genome shotgun sequence encodes:
- the LOC101505632 gene encoding uncharacterized protein isoform X2 — its product is MGAVTSSMAAKFAFFPPNPASYGIGVDEATGKNKITGVDTRENVDVLKLCTKRGNNIVALYIRNTSASLTLLYSHGNAADLGQMYELFSELSVHLRVNLLCYDYSGYGQSSGKPSEQNTYADIEAAYKCLVEMYGTKEEDIILYGQSVGSGPTTDLASRLPNLRAVILHSPILSGLRVMYPVKRTYWFDIYKNIDKIPLVNCPVLVIHGTADDVVDCSHGKQLWEHCKQKYEPLWVKGGNHCDLELYPQYIKHLKKFIAAIEKSSHPRTEPGPAPDQLDKPRNSKDFREKPRPSMDLRENSRRSIEFKEKPRTSMEHKEKSRAGVDXXXXXXKSVDRSEKSNNGDIPEKARNSIDRIGEMVRSVGFCKIDCFRPSTTRA
- the LOC101505632 gene encoding uncharacterized protein isoform X1, which produces MGAVTSSMAAKFAFFPPNPASYGIGVDEATGKNKITGVDTRENVDVLKLCTKRGNNIVALYIRNTSASLTLLYSHGNAADLGQMYELFSELSVHLRVNLLCYDYSGYGQSSGKPSEQNTYADIEAAYKCLVEMYGTKEEDIILYGQSVGSGPTTDLASRLPNLRAVILHSPILSGLRVMYPVKRTYWFDIYKNIDKIPLVNCPVLVIHLMM